GGGAGTCGTACTCAAACAGTGAATTCCAAGTAAACTCTGGAAAGCTTTCTTAAACTCCTGGTTGGAGCATGGGTAAATGATGGGGTTGATGCAGCTGTTGAAGTAACCGAGCCAGAAGGTGATCTTGAAGACGGTGTCTGAAGGTCTGTATGCAGGGAAAATGGAACCTGTAGGGACGTCAGACACACATCACAGACATTATAAATGAGAGACATGGAGGAGAATGTAAATTTATGGGAGAATTCAGTAGCATGATGGTTGCCTCGCACACCTAAACAGAATTTGTCCCTTAGGATCAACATAGTTATTAAGATTTATTTAATACAGGGAACTGCTTCACTGAAAAGAATAATTGAAAAATGTTTACTTTCTGTGGACACTAGAGAAAAAAATGCCCCAGATCACTAGGACACATCCTCGGGGCTTCCAGTTTATAACAGTCCATCCAATAGTTATTGAGATACTTCAGTCCAGACTGAAGCAGTAAACCTGAGCGGCGCTGCCTCGAGCCGTGCTGTCACTGTGGTTAAACTACGTTTGAGTCAGTTTTTAGAGCTCCAATTACTCGCTGTATTCCATTAGtttcttttattactatttgaAATGAAGACAGGATCAAACCCCTTCACCGATTTATATCTGCGTGTTACACTTTATTTCTAGTTGTTTTATCTGAGTTCCACTTTATAGAAGCTTCCTCTTTGCCACCAAGGTTAAGGATTTTGTCAAAATTGCTCTCAGAAACTGTGCTTGCTTTTGATTAGAGCGCGCGAGGAATGTGAGTGGGATCTTTAATGAAGTGGTAAAGGTAATGGCTTAATGGACGCATTACATGCAGGCCTATTGCTCATTGTAAATGTAGGTGACGCTTCACATATTCAATGGCTGGCAGTGAGacattaaaataatgaaatagcTGGCTTCTTGTGCGGCTCCACTATATCTGTCTATCTGCCATCTATTTTCAGAGGCAGAAGGAGAAAAGCTGCCTCGTGAAATGTTTTATTGGGCAAGCTCCTGAGAGGGTTAAACGTAGccttgagggaaaaaaatgggattGTGATATAGAGATGGATAGAAACAAGAGTTGGAGAGGAAATTATTTCATGCCTGGCTATGCAGCTAATGCATTTTATCCCCAGCTGTGCCAAAAATCCCCAATTCTATTACTGCCCGCACCCTCGACAGATTCATTTTTGGAATATAAAAATAGACAAGAACTGCAACTGTGTTGATGCTTAAAATCAATGATGCATCAGCAGCTGCCGCTAAATGCAcgcgttttgtttttttcgtgCTGATTGAATTCATTCAGATTGAAGATTTCTGGCCAGCTGCTTGCATGGGATGTGATATTAATCCGGCTTAGCGTTCACATGCACGGAAGCATTTAATCTGAACAGTGCGACATATGTAAGAGTGATGCGTATGATCACATGTTTAAGTGCTCCCTGAATATGGATACATACACAGTTATTTGTCTGTTCAGGGCACCGGTGTTcatgtttatgttgtttttaattcttttaagagttttaagGGTGCAttaaagtgccaaaaaaaaaaaaaaaatctctttggaGCTGATTGAAATTTCATTTTTGGCATGTTTATTCTGATTGAGGTCATTATGTAGcaattttactgttattttgttTAACCCATTTGTTTCCTGgtcttttaaattgattttaatcAGAATCTTAAGCTCCATTTAAACAAAGCCAGTGTCCGTAAACCTCGTGTTCGAGCTGTGCTGCCTTCAATTActataaagaaagaaagggtgCACATTTTAACAGCACTAGTTAAAATGAGAACGCTAATATGAGTGCTATTTACagacactcactggccacttcattagatacacctgttcaactgcttggtAGTGCAaaaatctaatcagccaatcacatggcagcaactcaatgaaTTTAGTCATGTAGTTAAGACAACCGGCTGAGGTTGGCTGGAAGGAACAAAGGTGATTTtctcagaaaaagagaaaatagccaGTGGGTGGAAACTTTCTGGGCTAAAATCCCTTGTTGACTTCTTCAGACTGACAGGAAGGCATCTTCTGATGGATGCTTCCAGCAGggtaacacaccatgtcacaaagctcaaatgatctcaaactgtttttttgggtttttttttttttagcatgacagtgaggtcactgcactcaaatggcctccacagtctcaGTCCAGTGGAACTCCTTTGGGATGTGAGAGGGTGGGAGAGTCACATCTCGGtcccagcaccttgttgaagctTTGCCAAGAAGAATTAATgcaattctgaaggcaaaagggggtcaaaCCCAGTACTAGGAAGGTGTAAGAAAGTGGCATGAGTATACATTACTGAATGACTTTCAGTCTTCTGATAGGCCAGAAAATTGTTCAgtataattcattttaattttctttttggttaCTTGGTCAAGTACGACTCTGAgatattatagtttttttttttcttaaaaaacatacttttcattagttttgtCAAAATGTTCaattttagtgcagtttttggaattatttcatttagcacTTTCTATGCCTTTAACTtgaaaaatggggaaaaataataataataacccaAATTAATATTGCTTTGGTGACCTTTGAATGAAATAGGAATTGACtgttataataaataattatgaaataaatatattttctgtatctctTTATATTACCTAtgtttcttttgcttttccCTTTTACCTGTCTTGCTTTCTTAGCAGTGAGGTTTTTAAAGTTTGAGTTTAAATGGAAGCAACCCAAACCAAGCACAGAGATCTGATGTTGCGCCTCTAGCAAGGTTGGATGGAGTGTAGGCAGATGGTTGGCTGTGGGCTCACAaaaaatttcaggctttttgCTTGTTGCTGTCTGGTTGCTGAGAATTTTGCTCCTGGCAAGCATGTTTTGTTCCTCCTAGCAGGTCAGGCTAGTAAACCAGATGGGCTCTGCACATCCCATCACCTAAGGAGCTCTACTTTGTGAATGTCTCAGATTACATAACCTTGGTAAGTATGTACTCCTCGTTGCTGTTAATTGTCTGCAGTGGGTAAATTTAAAAGCAGCGTCTCTCATGCAGGTTTTAAGATTTCTTTGTCCCTGCAACCTCACTCTCTTTCAGCGCCTGCCCCACAGCCAATCACATTACAGTTAGTGATATGCCTCATCAACAACCAAACACTTCATGTGTGATCAAAAAGCTCCATGACAGCTCCCCTACAGGGTCATCTCCATTTGTAACTCTGGACTGATTACAGTGCAAATATTATGTTTTCAGCTCTCCCTGGAAGTCCAGATCAGACCACTTTAACATATCCTGTGATGCGTGCTGGAGTAGGGCTGGTACAGAGGAAGGATTGTGTTGGTGTTGCTACAACTCCTGTGTTTTAAGTGTTGGCACACTATTTTGCGCTATTTTATacttaaaaatataattcaaGTACTATACATAGACTATATGGACAAATATACTGGCCCACACCTCTTAAACTCTGAACTCAGGTGTTTTCAGCatcattgccacaggtgtataaaatcaagcacttaACGATGCAGTCTCCCTTTACAAAGAATGGGTGGTTTAAAGcgctcactgaatttgagcgTGGTGCTCAACTCAGTCACGAAGTGGCAGACCAAGCGACGGAGCTGAGGTGCACTGAGCGCAAAAATCTCCAAGGCTCTGACGAGTTAATGACTGCAGAGtttcaaacctcctctggcgtcaacatcagcacaaaaattgTGCGCCGTGAGcctcatggcatgggtttccatggtcgAGCATcccctgtaggtgtaatgtgtaggtgggcaagtacttttgtccatatggTTCAGTAATATTTTAGTGTTCAGAGTGGGCGTGTTGGAAAAAGTTCCAGGTTTGCAGTAAATTATAGACATTTGCTAAAAGATTATGCATGCTCTATCACAGTTGCATTGTTCAGCTTCTGTCTTATTTACCTTCATGTTAGAAAAGCAAATCTGTGACACCATGAGCAAAGTTGGTAACCGAGTTATTGACTATCGCTGTGGTGACACAGATAGGAATCATAATCTGCTTATGCAAATAAAAATGGGAAGTTGATTTCAGGCTGTCTGGCTGATGCTTGTTACATGTTTTGTGTAAGACAGGAGTAATGAATGATTACAGcagtatttcattttaaaagttaaaGTCATATTACTCGTGCTTGCCTAAAATAATGGAGCCGAGGCAATGAAGTGcctttttgtaattaaaaaatgaagcccacactatgaaaaaaaagttaattcaaCTGGGAATATTTTGGCTGGCTTAATAAGCACGCTAATTTAACTGGAATCTAATGGTACATGCAGCatgtaattaaaatatttagattTGGGAAATATTTAACTTGTAAGTTCATCAACTCAAAAAACACATCTGATTCATAATGGTTTCTAAATTTTTCAGGTCGACCCGAAGTGCACAAGGTGCCTTGTGAAGGCAGCTGACTCATAGCACTGTAGCCATCCCTGTAGCAATATAAATATTGCCTGGTGGCTTGTTGTGTTAACACTTTTGGCCAAATTGAAAAAGACTAAAATGAAAGCAGTTTGCTCTTTAGATTCGCTGTATTGTAACAGGTTTTGTAAGCAGGCAATACTGCTTcacttgcttttctttttttcctaaagTCTAGTTTTCATCATAATTTCAGTTCAccaaatgcatgtgtgtgaatgggtaaatgcagcTGGTTTGGGTGCTCAGTTAGACTAAAAAAAGAACTACATAACACGTAGTTATGTGACCCATTGTtcgttttaaaatgtttatcagCATAAGGGCAGTGTCTGGGGTGGACACAGCCATTATGCTGCATGTCATTCACCTGCTCTTTCTCCCAAAGTTCCTGTCTTTCTTTTCAGTGGCACTATCAGAatgcaaaatgccaaaaataactcttaggaaaaaaaaaaaaaacttcatcagCACTGGTTCAAAGAGATACTCAACACCAGCTGACACAGTGAGTCAAAGGGTCTTAATTAATCTTTTGCCTTTATGTCACTGTCATTGTGCCCGACCCCACCCACACCTGAATTTATAGAGGAACAATAATGAGTCCTGGCTGGGACTGGAGATGGGAAACatctcagtttgtgtccagtgtctTAACATTTTTTAGCACAAGGACCCGTCGTGAAGTTGCTCTTTATAACAGCAATGGCATGCTGTACATTAGGGTGACACTGCAGCCTCTTAGTCAGAAGCCTCCTGCTccagtttccttccacagtctaaagacattcTTGTTAGTTTAAGTGGTGATACACAATTGGCCTTGGGTGGGGGAGCGACTGGCTGTCTGTCGCTCTGTGTTatccctgtgatggactggtaaCCTGTttagggtgtactctgcctctcatccAGTGTCAGCTAGGATTGGATCTAGCCCCCACCACCTGACCCTGAACTGGCTAAATGGTTAAGAAAAAGGACAGACTGATGGATGCTTCACACTTGTTATAGTTCCTAAGAAGGACTTCTAACACGTCAAGGACAaaccacacataaacacagagcCTTTTAACACCATTTTAGAATTACTGCCATAATTAATGTCCCACAATTTTTACcgatcttcttcctcttctttcagctACTCCCttaaggggtcaccacagtggatcatctgcctccatctccccgTACCCCTAGCattctcttctgtcacaccaaccctctgcatgtcctccttcactacatccatgaatcttctctgtggtcttcctctttaaCTCctacctggcagctccatattcaacatcattTGTTCCATACGCCCACTAtcactcctctgcacatgtccaaaccatcccACAATTAATATAGATACTAATTTAAATAATATCTACTTAATAAACAAATTCATGCTATCAAGACTTATCCAGGTCTACAAATCAAAACTAGACCAGTGCTTGGTGATTCAGTGCTGAATCTATCATTGTCCACAGACTTATGTGGCAGTGGTATGCAGTGTGACGCCAATATTAGTAAGGGAGCATTCATAAGCTGAGGCTTTGCCTCATTTCCCAGTCAGGAGGTACACAGCCAAATGGTGGCAGCTATATTTACAGGCATGAGAGCATGGAATAAATACAAACCCTGCAGGATTTGTTAGGATTGTGCCATATCTCATACCTGCTTGGGTCGGATTTCCTTCTCACATGATTGACAACAGCACTTGCAGTGCATAGGTTTGCCATATGATTACTTCCCTTCAAGCTCATCTGGGTGCTCTTGAAGACACCATTATATGAGGTTTGGCCTCAGTGTGAAGGCTTTATCTATCATTGAAGATCTGGCCCCTTGATGAAGGGAACCACAGACACAAGGGAAAAAAACGGCTTGACATGCCATTCAAGGGTCTGGCTTGAAATATGTCTTGGTTTCAAATTTAGTCCTTTTGTTTACAGACAGGGGAGCACTGGAGGATGACAGAGATGTGAAAGATTTATAGAGCCTATTTATAGAACGACTACCTGGCCGAGTCGAAAGCATTTACTATACTGCTCAAGAGGCCACAGGCTCGTCTGAATGCGAGTAACCTCAGTGTCATCCCACAAAGGAGACTTTCACTTAACATCATCTTACTATGAAATTAGCCAGCACTTAAAAACATGACTGTAGAATAAATTGATCAGTGAATGTGTAATGGGAATAAATTCAGATGTTAAATTGCTCTCTAAAAGTGGTCTGACTCATGCGTAGGAGCAGGTAATCAAATATATGGACCTATTTTTAACATGTGAAATGTTATTGATTAACAGTTGCAGAGCATATCATTGACTGTCTGTGCTCCAGTgatgtttctaaaaaaaaaaaatcatttttttattgataCTGAGAGTTAGATGAAATGACAACATCGCTCTTATATTTGTCCATTCTTCGGAAATGGAAGGCAGGAGTTAATAGAGGTGACAGCACCTCTAGCAGGTCACTGCAGCCAGCTAAGAAATAGTCCAATGAAACCACAATTTCCCATTTCTACACTCTCAAAGtcattaaacaaaaatgtttaaagagTCAGTTGATGAGCTTGGAAGAGGGCCTGGTTAGCTGTCCACTTGTTTCCAGTCTTCTACATTATGTATTCATATTTACTCACACGAGCAGTGTCAGAATTCAAATAACCAAACTGTTGAAGTATTTCCATTCATTCCTGAAAGCAAATAACATATAGGCTGCTCTGATTAAAATTAGATTTGCCCAGACAAATCTTGGAACTCTGACTCTTAACATTAGGAATTGTATGTAAGATGAACATGATAATACTCACCGATGGGTAGCACCAGGAAAAAGGGGAGCCAGCACAACACAAAGCAGCCAACCACAATGCCCAAGGTCTTGGCAGCCTTCTTCTCACGAGAGAATTTCAGCAGCTTCAGAGCAAAATGTGTGCGGTTGCGAAGGGCCTCGTCGTCTGATACATTCGTGTTGCCTCGGTGTATCCTGAGAATCACCTGCTCTGAATCTGCCATCTCTGTCTTGTGGCCCTCTCTCAGCCCCTGGCTCTCTCTGTGAGCTACCACATAGACCCGACAGTACATTACCAATATGATGGCCAAAGGAAGATAGAAGGAGCCCACAGCAGAGAAGATCGCGTAGCCTGGCTCCTCTGTGATCTTACAAATGGACTCGTCCTCAGGCGGTGCCTCTTTCCAGCCAAACAAAGGTCCAATAGATATGATGACAGACAGCACCCACAGCAGCATCACTGCCAAAAAAGCCCTGCGTTTTGTGACTATTGCTGGGTAACGCAGAGGGTAGCTTACTCCAATGTAGCGGTCCACAGATATTACACAGAGGCTCATGATGGAAGCCGTGCAGCAGAGCACATCCACAGCTGCCCAAACATTACAAAAAGCCCGTCCAAACACCCACCGATCCAGGATTTCCAAAATGGCAGAGAAAGGCAGTACAGTGGAGCTCAGCAGCAAATCTGCCACTGCCAGATTAACTATAAAATAATGCGTGACTGTCCGCAGGTGTCGATGGCAAACCACTGAGAGGATTACCAGAATGTTTCCCACTACTCCAAACCCAATGAAGAGACCAAGCACCAGACCCAACACCACAGCCTTGACCACATTGACCTCTGGGACTAAAACATGGCTGCAGTTGGAGCAGTTCTGTGTCAGAGGAGCTGGGGTCATATTGTCCAGCACAGGAATCATTAGTTCCAATACAATGCTGGTACTCAAAACTGTTCTGTGTAAAAAAGGTAGACTGAAGCGCACAACTATTTAAGTTGACTACAAGAGAAAGGTGCTATCAGGCCATTCTCATAAAAGCCATTAGAGTAATGATCACATTAAGCCTGTCTTGTCAAAACATAATTTGAATGATGATGCCTCGACCAAACGAGCCATTACGTTGGCAATGCATCAAGGAAAATAAAACGACAAGTTGCATGCAGAAATACTGAAAGAGAAATATAATATATGCAAACGAAACCTACTGAGCTGAAATCGGGTGATCCATCTTGAAAATAATGATGTTAAAACTGACTGTTTTCATGCAGCTGGTGCAAGCCACTGCATTATGGATACATGGGACAGATGGGGGTGCATGATTTAGGAAGTCTTTGAATGTTctctgaaccaaaaaaaaaaaaaaaaaaaatcactgtttggactgaaaatgaaagtcTGTTGTCTTAAAATGAGAAGCTGTTTTTCCTGGACAGAGTAGTAGGTGAGCATTAGTTAACATCCAGGCTGGTGTGTTGAATGCAGAAGGGGAAattcagcttcagcttcagtATCAACAGCTGACAGCAACAGTATCCAGTGCCTttgaaaagagagacagaagaagacGCATACGTCACATACAGTGAAAAGCAAAAGCAGTCATCCTTGTTCTgctcattgttttgtttgcggttttctttttttgttgttgtttaaaattTCTGCTCCTCAGCTCAATCAAGAAGGTGGGCGGGAGACAATGTTTGAGCCACAGCTGCTGTCAAATCAATGCCGCCACTGTCTCGTCTTGATAATGGGCGAAACCCAAAGTGAGGCTAGGAAACACAGAAacttacagtcatgtgaaaagttTTCATAGGAGTCAGTACAGTCTTGTTAAAAACACCCAGTGATTCATTCGTTTCTGGAActgcctttagcagcaataacttgattttttttttttctgtgtgcctTTATCAGCCAACTTTTTCTTTACAACGCTTCTTTGGTTAATTGAGGTTTGTAGGCATTGGTTCACGCGCGGGTCtctgaaggtcccaccacagcatttcaatcaggctgaggtctggacttcgaTGGGGCCACTACAACCGcttggttcttttctttttcagtcattctaaTGTAGATTTGTTGGCATAcatgggatcattgtcctgttgcatgactcaatttgggccaagctttaacagtcagacagatggcctcacatgtgactctagaatactttggtatacagagcaGCTCATGTCCGACTTAGTGACTCGCAGGTGTTCAGGTCCTGTAGCTGctaaacaaacccaaatcatcacccctccaccactgtgctgaaTGTTGGTataaagtgtttgtgctgatgtgctgtgtttggttttctccaaacgtggtgctgtgcattacgcccaaacatctccagtttggtctcatctgtccaaaggacattgttccagaagtcttatagtttgttcagatgcaactttgcaaacccttgcaaacctaagccatactcattcagtcttttttaattATACTGTCACAAACTTCATCATTTAACCTGCTAACTGAAGTCTGTAAAGTCTGAGATTGGGGTGAATTTCCTTGGACGAGTgaagcattgtgttaacacacacctgaatgctcccgAGCAGTAAACTGCCaaaagtttttctgttttttatagaggtgctcacacacgCTGATCatcaaatacatttaattacCAGCTCCTAGATGCtccttaccctcttaattccaaTAAGGTTGCACTTTGCTTTTCATAgtactgcatagagtcctgtgaaactTTTTTCCATTACTGTTCATCAGTATGGACCACTTGGTCATTATAGTACACAATTAAAACCTCTGCTTTGAGCCAAACCACAATAGCTGAAGTGTCAACAATGGAGTCAGTATGTTCTTTAAGTCACCTATAATACATCAGGATAGGCCTGACCTTGCTCTTGATccctccttaaaaaaaaaaaaaaaaaaaaaatcagtattaTACCATGACCTTTATACAGACACAggtcaaaacaacacaacattaCAGCTTGACCATTTGTTAAGGCTTGTCACAGTCTATACTCCTAATGTTTCTAAAGAACACATTAGTTTGACATGTTGGGAAAATACGCCAAGTCAGATCGAAATATTGATACCACTCTCATAACATGGCTGAGTcccaagaaaaagaaatctgccTACCAGGAAGTTATCAGCCCAGCCTACACATAACTTCATCATGTAACGCCATGTAAAATCaagtaattttgtttattttaaaactattaAATAGGTTTTTGTTTGGCAGATTTCGAAATGTTCGAAAGCTCGTAGCTCCTTGGTTCTAAACAATTTTGgtttatataaaacaaatgaagTGTTTCCGATTCAAGTAAAGGGCGTTGTCTGTTAGCACCAGCTCCACGCGCAGGAAAAATATTATTGATATATTTAACGATTACTATTTCTATAACCCTGTGTTGTGGCAGCTGAGAATGGTTGCAGTTATTCTTAATGATATTATCTTGTGATAACGAGTTCACTTATCTCACCATTCTGAGATGAAACAGTTAAAACAAAAGgttgttttctcttcatttatCAGGGTTTAGGAGTGCATTTCCAGCAGGGTCAAACTACACTGGAGCCAGGGAGGGGTCAGTAGGATGGGGGGAGCGCCCCGAAAACATGTTTAGCAAATTTATAGGGGTGGTCACAAAAATATTGACTATATGCTATTTTTCCATGCATTTCTATTTCTTTATAATTTCATAATCATGGCTCATGCATAAAATTAGCTTATTAGTGATGCATGATTCACGCATGAGGGTGATTCATCGCCAACTTTAATAAGGATACCAAGCTTGGTTTCCCTTCCCACCTTTgtaaagcagaaaataaattgAACCGTAACACTCAGGAAAGCAAAGGCGTACTTAATTTCACACAGGAAGGTGGATTGGTAAACACGCTCGCTCTCTCTTTATCAGGAATAAAGTAAACTTATTACTGAAATAAGCAGCCACTCTCCACGCAGTGgctatttttatatgttttggttttgttattATTCTTATTCACTGGATGATAAATAAAGCTAAGCCGAGTGTTTTATCAATTCTTAAGGCTgcgaaaaacagaaaaacttggTAGTGAAATAGTTAACACAGTGCATGCCAGCCTGCACAGGTAACCTCTGATTTCTGCTCAACATGCCGGATCAATGAGTGCACATTATTAAAGGCACATCACACTGTACTTTAGTCAATGCCTAACATGGGCAGAAATTGCGTTTGTGCTTTGTGGCTACTGAGTTATTGTATgattgagaaaacaaaaaaaatttcatgaaaaattaaCATCACATTGAGAAATATATATTGAGAGTAAAAAGTAATCTGTTATCCCAAGAAAGTAAGCTTATGAAAATAATTCATTATCTTGCTATGAGGCTGTAAAGAGAGTAATTGCTAggatagctgtttttttttttgtggtgtctgtacttTTTCAGTCAGGAAAGGTAATtacgctctttttttttcccttcctattgtggcattgtgtttaTATAAGATAAGCAAAAAGAGGAATTCAATATGTCCCCACACAGTGTTAAAACGTGATGCATGGAATTAATTAAGCCCACTTGAATCTCAACGACTGTTCTCCTTGATCTTCTTCCACTTTTTGTtccaaataaatctttttttttttttttttttttttagtggccaGTGAAACTTGTGCATCTGTATGCAGACGTGAGGAAGGAGTCTGTGCTGAACACAGTCTGGGCGTTTCTCAATCAAGGTGGCCTTTCCTTCACTGTTAGACGTGGCTGGAATCTCTGTTGTCTTTAACTCTACACGAGCTTTCACAAAGGACTCAACATGTTTGAGGAAGCAAGCAGCAACATCCCGGGCTCAAAATGATTGCAACGCTGAAGCGCCACAAACTGTAGTTCCttaaatggccacttgaggctcccTAAACAAAGTCAGTCCCTTTAGACTCCCATGTAAAAATGGCCAACTTTTCAAtagaaataagcatgtttacagaAATGTTTACACAGGCAACtgttttggctgttttttgCCTTTTGGAGCGTTTTAATAAAATTACCTGACAAACAATATGATTGCTTTGCACTAACACCACAAAGTTTGTGCTTGGACGGGTCTTTGTGAGCAGAATCGTAGTACTTCTGTTGTACATTACTGAGCAGTAATTAATCTGCCTGATGCACCCATAGTTTGTGGAATCACTTTGCTGATAACTTAGCAGCCCTGAGGCTATTTTGAATTAACTGTGGAATTTTTGTGCAGCTAATCAATACTTCTTCATAAGTCATAGCACCACCTACTGGCTGAAGGAAGCCAGCCTCAGGAGACAATAAAAATCAATGACTGGCCTACAGTGTGCCCAATGTGCAGGAAGGTATGAGGGCCTGATCACTGAGGCTTGCATAATTTCATTTGGACTGTTCAGTCTTTTGACTTTTAAACAATGTCTTGGAGCCGCATGAACTCCTCCACTTTGACAGATGTGAAATTAATCTTGTCTGTGCAGATTATATAAACCTAGATTAGATAAGACTAGTAAAAGTAGAGTGGCCATGTTGACGAATTTTGGATTTTGTTAAGCTGCTTTATTTC
This sequence is a window from Archocentrus centrarchus isolate MPI-CPG fArcCen1 chromosome 9, fArcCen1, whole genome shotgun sequence. Protein-coding genes within it:
- the adra1aa gene encoding alpha-1A adrenergic receptor → MIPVLDNMTPAPLTQNCSNCSHVLVPEVNVVKAVVLGLVLGLFIGFGVVGNILVILSVVCHRHLRTVTHYFIVNLAVADLLLSSTVLPFSAILEILDRWVFGRAFCNVWAAVDVLCCTASIMSLCVISVDRYIGVSYPLRYPAIVTKRRAFLAVMLLWVLSVIISIGPLFGWKEAPPEDESICKITEEPGYAIFSAVGSFYLPLAIILVMYCRVYVVAHRESQGLREGHKTEMADSEQVILRIHRGNTNVSDDEALRNRTHFALKLLKFSREKKAAKTLGIVVGCFVLCWLPFFLVLPIGSIFPAYRPSDTVFKITFWLGYFNSCINPIIYPCSNQEFKKAFQSLLGIHCLSTTPRPHHHHQSQTQGHGQPLTLGLDSRGPPSRLSPSSSMALSRTPSSRDSREWKVFSGAPTGESGPAETSRAKVAKLCNKSLQRTCCCILRAGTPPQESNCSQPPSARNLPTIKIHQLSLSEKGEPV